One stretch of Leishmania infantum JPCM5 genome chromosome 22 DNA includes these proteins:
- a CDS encoding putative GMP synthase — protein MSHQGAPQGEYVAILDAGSQYGKVIDRKVRELHVETSILPLDTPAEKLRIDANLKGIIISGGPSSVNDVTSLAYDRAIFSMGKPVLGICYGMQMLTELYGGEVCRGKVREDGQDSIQVDTSSPIFAGLESTEVVLLTHGDSITHVGAELKVIARSSADIIAAVQHRSRPLFGVQFHPEVELTVSGTTIFKNFLQLCRCDFSFTMEDREAVALRLIRERTSDGQKVLCLASGGVDSTVCAVLLLKALGPERVVCIHIDHGFMRLNESVQVVEALNAAGVCVHLVQAQEDFAQASTEMTAKGSRAAYTTNKLREVTDPEEKRNIIGNTFMTVCDRVIKELQLDVENLLLAQGTLRPDLIESGSKYASVNADSIKTHHNDTAVVRLLRDAGRIIEPLCDYHKDEVRELGARLGIPRHLVERQPFPGPGLAIRTLCTDGTPFRDGNFEDTQATVKRVCVGADASFAEVATLAQKATLSACILPVRTVGVQGDGRTYAYAAALSMQTFPTAEQWSTLMQLAKEIPKTAHAVNRVVFMFGPPQSESPSTVTPTYLTADVLEKLRVADDKVNSILMKHQLVRSLSQVPIILVPVGFDKAGGYSVVVRTFLTNDFMTGIPATPGSAFMPLAVLEEIVSEVQKLEFVGRFMYDLTAKPPGTTEWE, from the coding sequence ATGTCTCATCAAGGCGCTCCACAGGGCGAGTACGTCGCCATTCTCGATGCGGGCTCACAGTACGGCAAGGTCATTGACCGAAAGGTGCGTGAGCTCCATGTGGAGACGAGCATCTTGCCTCTCGATACCCCAGCTGAGAAGCTGCGTATCGATGCTAACCTGAAGGGCATCATCATTAGCGGTGGCCCCAGTTCGGTGAACGACGTCACGTCGCTGGCATATGACCGGGCGATCTTTTCCATGGGCAAGCCGGTGCTCGGCATCTGCTACGGTATGCAGATGCTGACGGAGTTGTATGGCGGCGAGGTTTGTCGCGGCAAGGTGCGCGAGGACGGTCAGGACAGCATTCAGGTGGACACGTCGTCGCCAATCTTTGCCGGGCTGGAGTCGACCGAGGTGGTGCTTCTCACTCACGGCGACTCCATCACACACGTTGGTGCCGAGCTGAAGGTGATTGCACGCAGCTCCGCTGACATCATCGCCGCGGTTCAGCACCGGTCCCGGCCGCTGTTTGGCGTTCAGTTCCATCCCGAGGTGGAACTCACGGTGTCGGGCACGACGATCTTCAAGAACTTcctgcagctgtgcaggTGTGACTTCTCCTTTACAATGGAGGACcgagaggcggtggcgctgcggcttaTTCGCGAGCGCACCAGTGATGGCCAGAAGGTGCTCTGCCTGGCCTCTGGTGGTGTCGACAGCACTGTCTGTGCCGTGCTGCTCCTAAAGGCCCTGGGCCCTGAGCGAGTTGTGTGCATCCACATCGACCACGGCTTCATGCGGCTGAACGAGAGCGTGCAagtggtggaggcgctgaaTGCCGCGggggtgtgcgtgcatctCGTCCAGGCGCAAGAAGACTTTGCACAGGCCTCGACAGAGATGACGGCGAAGGGGAGTCGCGCGGCGTACACAACCAACAAGCTACGTGAAGTCACAGACccggaggagaagcgcaacATCATTGGTAACACGTTCATGACCGTGTGCGACCGAGTCATCAAGGAGCTACAGCTGGACGTAGAAAACCTGCTGCTCGCACAGGGCACCCTTCGCCCAGATCTCATCGAGTCTGGCTCCAAGTACGCCAGCGTCAACGCAGATTCCATCAAGACGCACCACAACGACACCGCGgtcgtgcggctgctgcgcgacgccggCCGCATCATCGAGCCTCTCTGTGACTATCACAAGGATGAGGTACGCGAGCTTGGGGCACGCCTAGGCATTCCACGCCACCTCGTAGAGCGTCAGCCCTTCCCGGGGCCTGGACTTGCCATCCGCACTCTGTGCACCGACGGCACCCCGTTTCGCGACGGCAACTTTGAGGACACGCAAGCCACCGtgaagcgtgtgtgcgtgggagCCGACGCATCCTTCGCCGAGGTCGCCACCCTCGCGCAGAAAGCCACACTGTCCGCCTGCATCCTGCCGGTGCGCACCGTTGGGGTGCAGGGTGACGGGCGCACCTACGCCTACGCGGCCGCCCTCTCCATGCAGACGTTTCCGACGGCCGAGCAGTGGTCCACGCTGATGCAGCTGGCAAAGGAGATTCCCAAGACGGCGCACGCTGTCAACCGCGTGGTTTTCATGTTCGGTCCTCCGCAGTCTGAATCGCCGAGCACCGTCACGCCGACATATCTGACGGCCGACGTGCTCGAGAAACTTCGCGTTGCCGATGACAAGGTGAACAGCATTCTCATGAAGCACCAACTCGTGCGCTCACTGAGCCAAGTGCCCATCATTCTCGTTCCCGTCGGCTTCGACAAGGCCGGCGGCTACAGCGTGGTGGTGCGCACATTTCTGACGAACGACTTCATGACGGGTATCCCCGCCACTCCGGGCTCGGCCTTTatgccgctggcggtgctggaggaaATAGTCAGCGAGGTACAGAAGCTCGAGTTTGTCGGCCGGTTTATGTATGATCTCACCGCCAAGCCTCCCGGCACCACTGAATGGGAGTAG